In Mastomys coucha isolate ucsf_1 unplaced genomic scaffold, UCSF_Mcou_1 pScaffold20, whole genome shotgun sequence, one DNA window encodes the following:
- the LOC116099361 gene encoding LOW QUALITY PROTEIN: histone-lysine N-methyltransferase SETMAR (The sequence of the model RefSeq protein was modified relative to this genomic sequence to represent the inferred CDS: deleted 2 bases in 1 codon), with amino-acid sequence MSAEAVKKLSFEIAASEEESAARIDQQDVACGLENLPVSVWPLGAEPRPKPFQYTPDHVAGPGADIDPTQITFPGCACIETPCVPSTCSCLRHENNYDDNLCLRDVGSEAKYAKPVFECNVLCQCGGHCRNRVVQSGLQFLLQVFQTEKKGWGLRTLESIPKGXXXXXXXXXXXXXXXXXXXXXXXXXXXXXXXXXXXXXREHIYNGRVMETFVDPTYIGNIGRFLNHSCEPNLLMIPVRIDSMVPRLALFAAKDISPGEELSYDYSGRFLNQISSTDKERIDCRQPRKPCYCGAQACTTFLPYDSSLYGPLENPGTS; translated from the exons ATGTCTGCGGAAGCTGTGAAGAAGCTTTCTTTCGAGATAGCAGCATCTGAGGAGGAATCTGCCGCCCGGATAGATCAACAAGATGTAGCGTGCGGCCTGGAGAACTTGCCTGTGAGCGTGTGGCCTTTGGGGGCGGAGCCCAGGCCTAAACCATTCCAG TATACTCCTGACCATGTCGCTGGGCCTGGAGCAGAC ATTGACCCCACACAAATAACCTTCCCTGGATGTGCTTGCATCGAAACTCCATGTGTCCCTAGCACTTGTTCCTGTCTTCGCCATGAGAATAACTATGATGACAATTTATGCCTTAGGGATGTGGGATCAGAAGCAAAATATGCCAAGCCAGTTTTTGAATGCAATGTTCTGTGCCAGTGTGGCGGGCACTGCAGAAACAGGGTGGTCCAGAGTGGCCTACAGTTCCTTCTCCAGGTGttccagacagaaaaaaaaggctGGGGACTTCGGACCTTGGAATCTATACCCAAGGGN NNNNNNNNNNNNNNNNNNNNNNNNNNNNNNNNNNNNNNNNNNNNNNNNNNNNNNNNNNNNNNNNNNNNNNNNNNNNNNNNNNNNNNNNNNNNNNNNNNNNNNNNNNNNNTCAGAGAGCACATTTATAATGGACGGGTCATGGAAACATTTGTCGACCCTACCTACATAGGAAATATTGGGAGATTCCTCAATCATTCTTGTGAACCAAATCTGTTGATGATTCCTGTCCGAATTGACTCAATGGTACCAAGGCTGGCACTTTTTGCAGCCAAAGATATTTCACCAGGAGAAGAACTCTCTTATGACTATTCAGGAAGATTCCTTAATCAAATAAGCAGTACAGACAAAGAAAGGATAGATTGTAGACAACCAAGAAAGCCTTGCTACTGTGGTGCCCAGGCATGCACCACTTTCCTGCCCTATGACAGTTCACTGTATGGCCCCTTAGAAAATCCAGGCACAAGTTAG